Proteins found in one Gemmatimonadota bacterium genomic segment:
- the map gene encoding type I methionyl aminopeptidase yields MGIILKTEKQIETIRRSGQAATATLQRMGEAVRPGIATSELDRIARKMIRDFGGTSSFLGYRPTFHPPFPATICASINDEIVHGIPSPRRKVEEGDILSLDFAMIIDGYHGDTAFTFPVGRVSPEAQRLLDVTRASVFKGIEEAKPGNRIGDIGHAVQQYAEAHGYSVVRDLCGHGIGRSLWEEPQVPNHGRPQRGIRLKPGMVIAIEPMVCAGAHRIRILDDEWTTSTADGRLSAHFEHTVAILSDGPEILTENTDLWGSNGLPG; encoded by the coding sequence ATGGGAATCATTCTCAAGACCGAAAAGCAGATCGAGACCATCCGTCGCAGCGGCCAGGCCGCGACCGCGACGCTGCAGCGCATGGGCGAAGCCGTCAGGCCGGGTATCGCGACCTCCGAACTGGACCGGATCGCCCGCAAGATGATCCGGGATTTCGGAGGCACCTCCTCTTTCCTCGGGTACCGGCCCACCTTCCATCCGCCCTTTCCCGCCACGATCTGCGCGTCCATCAACGATGAGATCGTGCACGGCATCCCCAGTCCGCGGCGCAAAGTCGAGGAGGGGGACATCCTCAGTCTAGATTTTGCCATGATCATCGACGGGTATCACGGCGATACGGCCTTCACCTTCCCCGTCGGCCGCGTTTCACCGGAGGCGCAGCGGTTGCTGGACGTCACGCGTGCATCGGTATTCAAGGGGATCGAAGAAGCGAAGCCGGGAAACCGAATCGGCGACATCGGGCACGCGGTGCAGCAATACGCGGAAGCTCACGGATACTCGGTGGTGCGGGACCTGTGCGGCCACGGGATCGGGCGCAGTCTCTGGGAGGAACCACAGGTCCCCAATCACGGCAGACCGCAACGCGGCATCCGGCTCAAACCAGGCATGGTCATCGCCATCGAACCCATGGTGTGCGCGGGCGCGCACCGAATCCGGATCCTCGACGACGAATGGACGACTTCCACCGCCGACGGACGGCTGTCCGCCCATTTCGAGCACAC
- a CDS encoding nucleoid-structuring protein H-NS, with protein MDQSALNEAPTRKWLTYRPEIKLIDCTIRDGGLMNDHRFDADTVKAVYQACVAGGIDYMEIGYINSRQIFSPDEHGPWKFCAEEDIRGVVGDNDSPVKLAAMADAEKSDYRTDILPAADSVLDMIRIATYIHQIPLALDMIQDAHDKGYETTLNLMAASTVPESEMDEALSMLVESPVDAIYVVDSFGALYSEQIEALVDKFLNALQSTDKEVGIHAHNNQQLAFANTIQALIRGANYLDASLGGLGRGAGNCPMELIVGFLHNPKFRLRPLLDCIQYHVEPMRAELMWGFDIPYMITGLMNQHPRSGMRFNAAKERGSMARFYDEMEDAG; from the coding sequence ATGGACCAATCGGCACTCAACGAAGCACCCACGCGTAAGTGGCTGACCTACCGGCCGGAGATCAAGCTCATCGACTGTACCATAAGGGACGGCGGCCTGATGAACGACCACCGTTTCGACGCGGATACCGTCAAGGCGGTCTACCAGGCCTGCGTCGCCGGTGGGATCGACTACATGGAAATCGGTTACATCAACTCGCGGCAGATCTTCTCCCCGGATGAACACGGACCCTGGAAGTTCTGCGCCGAAGAGGACATCCGCGGCGTCGTGGGCGACAATGACTCGCCCGTAAAGCTGGCGGCGATGGCCGACGCGGAGAAGTCGGACTACAGGACCGATATCCTGCCGGCCGCGGACAGCGTGCTGGACATGATCCGGATCGCCACCTACATCCACCAGATTCCGCTGGCGCTGGACATGATCCAGGACGCCCACGATAAGGGCTACGAGACCACGTTGAACCTCATGGCGGCGTCGACGGTTCCGGAAAGCGAAATGGACGAAGCGCTCTCCATGCTCGTCGAATCGCCGGTGGACGCCATCTACGTGGTGGACAGCTTCGGCGCACTTTACAGCGAACAGATCGAAGCGCTCGTGGACAAGTTCCTGAACGCCCTGCAGTCCACCGACAAAGAGGTAGGCATCCACGCCCACAACAACCAGCAACTGGCCTTCGCCAACACGATACAGGCGCTTATCCGCGGGGCAAACTACCTGGACGCCAGCCTCGGCGGTCTCGGCCGCGGCGCCGGCAACTGCCCCATGGAACTGATCGTCGGATTCCTGCACAACCCGAAGTTCCGCCTGCGTCCGCTGCTGGACTGCATCCAGTACCACGTCGAGCCTATGCGGGCCGAACTGATGTGGGGGTTCGACATTCCCTACATGATTACCGGCCTCATGAACCAGCATCCCCGGTCGGGCATGCGGTTCAACGCGGCGAAGGAAAGAGGCAGCATGGCCAGATTCTACGACGAGATGGAGGACGCCGGCTGA